A genomic region of Miscanthus floridulus cultivar M001 chromosome 3, ASM1932011v1, whole genome shotgun sequence contains the following coding sequences:
- the LOC136547632 gene encoding uncharacterized protein yields the protein MDGGSGLNILYANTLELLEIDRSRLRGDVAPFHGIVPGRRTRPLGRIDLPVCFGTPSNYRKEVLTFEVVGFGGAYHAILGRPCYAKFMAVPNYTYLKLKMPGPSGVITIESTYEHAYDCDVECIEYAEALAEAETLIAHLDQLNGEVPNSKRRAGAFEPTETIKLIPVDPACPDDRALRISATLDIK from the coding sequence atggacggaggcagcggcctcaacatcctctacgccaacaccctggagctcttggagatcgatcggtcgaggctccgaggcgatgtcgcacccttccacggcatcgtgccagggaggcgcacgcgacccctcgggcgcatcgaccttcctgtctgcttcggcaccccctccaactaccgcaaggaagtcctcacctttgaggtagtcggattcgggggagcctaccacgccattctggggcggccgtgctatgccaagttcatggcagtgcccaactatacctacctcaagctcaagatgccaggccctagcggcgtcatcacgattgagtccacgtacgaacatgcatacgactgcgacgttgaatgcatcgagtacgctgaggctcttgcggaggccgagaccctcatcgcccacctcgaccaactcaatggcgaggtgcctaactccaagcgtcgcgcgggggcgttcgagcccacagaaaccatcaaactcatcccggtcgaccccgcctgccccgacgaccgggcgctgaggatcagcgccaccctcgacatcaaatag